Proteins found in one Perca fluviatilis chromosome 9, GENO_Pfluv_1.0, whole genome shotgun sequence genomic segment:
- the igfbp1a gene encoding LOW QUALITY PROTEIN: insulin-like growth factor-binding protein 1a (The sequence of the model RefSeq protein was modified relative to this genomic sequence to represent the inferred CDS: deleted 1 base in 1 codon) — translation MLSMGGLHLKHVVVAAVCSVLATGTLGSPVVGPEPIRCAPCSPEKLSQCPEVAPGCTEVLREPGCGCCLACALKAEELCGIYTAPCGSGLRCTPRPGDPRPLHSLTRGQAVCTESTEPEPTPEPQTQDQGEPEAEMENAAIVPDPGSSHYLPGHSKPYDPRAAADAQESMKAKLLANRKKMVEQGPCHVELQRALEKIAKSQQKLGDKLTRFYLPNCDKHGLYKPKQCESSLDGQRGRCWCVNSWNGKQMLGWTDLPAGAECPKEINH, via the exons ATGTTGTCCATGGGTGGATTACATTTGAAGCACGTCGTGGTGGCAGCGGTCTGCTCCGTGCTGGCCACAGGGACGCTGGGGTCCCCGGTGGTGGGGCCAGAGCCGATCCGATGCGCCCCGTGTTCTCCGGAGAAGCTGAGCCAGTGTCCAGAGGTGGCCCCCGGATGCACCGAGGTGCTGCGGGAACCCGGCTGTGGATGTTGCCTCGCCTGCGCGCTGAAGGCTGAGGAGCTGTGCGGGATCTACACGGCGCCGTGCGGCTCCGGACTTAGGTGCACCCCGAGACCTGGCGACCCCCGGCCGCTGCACTCCCTCACCCGGGGGCAAGCCGTGTGCACGGAGAGCACGGAGCCCGAGCCGACCCCCGAGCCCCAGACACAAG ATCAGGGAGAACCAGAGGCTGAGATGGAGAACGCAGCCATCGTCCCGGACCCCGGCTCCAGCCACTACCTCCCCGGCCACAGTAAACCCTACGACCCGAGGGCTGCTGCCGACGCTCAGGAGAGCATGAAAGCCAAACTCCTCGCCAACCGCAAGAAAATGGTCGAACAG GGGCCCTGTCACGTTGAGCTGCAGAGAGCCTTGGAAAAGATTGCCAAATCCCAGCAGAAATTAGGAGACAAATTAACCAGATTCTACCTCCCCAACTGTGACAAGCACGGGCTTTacaaacccaaacag TGTGAATCCTCGTTGGACGGACAGAGGGGCCGATGCTGGTGTGTGAACTCCTGGAACGGCAAGCAGATGTTAGGTTGGACCGACCTGCCTGCAGGAGCAGAGTGCCCT AAAGAGATCAACCACTGA